A single region of the Mycobacterium avium subsp. avium genome encodes:
- a CDS encoding SpoIIE family protein phosphatase, whose translation MPSEYTSGDRGIAVDIDGEAALFALVDGLGHGPPAAEAALRAVDTVTAAGAEPIEVLIQLCHRALEGTRGVAMTLARIDFAANTLTWAGVGNVTAHLVAKAPTGTEVRSSARLAGGIVGYRIPEIRPAQVVSIRPGDLLVMRTDGIIDDYLDHIDFAAPALAIAEGLLGKDAKETDDAMVLAARHRGAST comes from the coding sequence TTGCCCAGCGAATACACCTCGGGCGACCGCGGTATCGCCGTCGACATCGACGGCGAGGCGGCGCTGTTCGCACTGGTGGACGGTCTCGGTCACGGGCCGCCCGCGGCGGAAGCCGCGCTGCGCGCCGTCGACACGGTGACCGCCGCGGGCGCCGAACCCATCGAAGTCTTGATCCAGCTCTGCCATCGCGCGTTGGAAGGCACCCGGGGCGTGGCAATGACGTTGGCGCGGATCGACTTTGCGGCCAACACGCTGACCTGGGCCGGGGTCGGCAACGTCACCGCGCATCTGGTGGCCAAGGCGCCCACCGGCACCGAAGTCCGGTCCAGCGCACGCCTGGCCGGGGGCATCGTCGGCTACCGGATACCGGAAATCCGCCCAGCGCAAGTTGTTTCGATACGGCCCGGCGACCTGCTGGTGATGCGCACCGACGGGATCATCGACGACTACCTTGACCACATCGACTTCGCCGCCCCCGCCCTCGCCATCGCCGAAGGCCTGCTGGGCAAGGACGCCAAGGAGACCGACGACGCCATGGTGCTGGCCGCCCGGCACCGGGGAGCCTCGACATGA
- a CDS encoding SpoIIE family protein phosphatase: MSDDNDFHDQYARALRAYLASRDEASLAVGHELGRRALQEQISLLEIIEQHVRLVFEISQDVRIDAPIALEFLLQLLVPLDVATRGFIDGNRRYAEQRARAEGLADRDKFRNALVNSLQEGFFVADHEGSVIEVNNAFIEILGFPAEGLPYRWPHPWLVDPKTASEQIGVVLRTGSAEYETPIRHADGHLAWVKVSINAVKDSGSDRDAYVGTIRDVTAERAFAARESAVLRLATAVAVAKSVDELLSITLDECSTAIDVQRVVAVSWPSGDGDPAVQVAGRPAASSWRELDPWLRDTFAEARHQLPLTAKTVDHPDNPGKSRGLVAVLSGAGDLALWLELRTPRWVSGEDRLLVTVLIGHLSLALQHVRQFENARETSLTLQRAMLPPVQPPPGFAVRYEPAVPPLEIGGDWYDVLPIGDHRIGIVVGDCVGRGLPAAAIMGQLRSSARALLINGAEPAVLLDQLDSAASLIPNAYCTTVFLAILDTETGVLQYSNAGHMPAVLAGPEPGTTTLLTDAASVPLAVRREDPRPQATRLLPPGSTLMLFTDGLVERKHEPIDDGIGRAAEVLAQTMTLPLDTVADEVLRELAPAAGYDDDVAMVIYRHQQSPLRIETAATADQLVRIRHRLADWLGAAGITGELAADIVLVVNEACTNCVEHAYRGFVAGTMVLDARLGEGEVHTRITDYGSWKTPAANPVNSGRGLPLMKALSQAMELRTSATGTVADITFRRPAE, translated from the coding sequence ATGAGTGATGACAACGACTTTCACGATCAGTACGCCCGTGCGCTGCGTGCCTATCTGGCGAGCCGCGACGAGGCCAGCCTGGCGGTGGGGCACGAGCTGGGCCGCCGCGCCCTGCAGGAGCAGATCAGCCTGCTCGAGATCATCGAGCAGCACGTCCGGCTGGTCTTCGAGATCTCGCAGGACGTGCGCATCGACGCGCCGATCGCGCTGGAGTTCCTGCTGCAGCTGCTGGTCCCGCTGGACGTCGCGACCCGGGGATTCATCGATGGCAACCGGCGCTATGCCGAGCAGCGGGCCCGCGCCGAGGGGCTGGCCGACCGCGACAAATTCCGCAACGCACTGGTGAATTCGTTGCAGGAAGGGTTCTTCGTCGCCGACCACGAGGGTTCGGTGATCGAGGTGAACAACGCCTTCATCGAGATCCTCGGGTTCCCCGCCGAGGGCCTGCCCTACCGGTGGCCGCACCCGTGGCTGGTCGACCCCAAGACCGCGAGCGAACAGATCGGCGTCGTGCTGCGCACCGGCAGCGCCGAGTACGAGACACCGATTCGCCATGCCGACGGGCATCTGGCCTGGGTGAAGGTGAGCATCAACGCGGTCAAGGATTCCGGCAGCGACCGCGACGCCTACGTCGGCACCATCCGCGACGTCACGGCCGAGCGCGCCTTCGCCGCCCGGGAGAGCGCGGTGCTGCGGCTGGCCACCGCGGTGGCGGTGGCCAAGAGCGTGGACGAGCTGCTGTCCATCACCCTCGACGAGTGCAGCACGGCCATCGACGTGCAGCGGGTGGTCGCGGTGTCCTGGCCCAGCGGCGACGGCGACCCGGCGGTCCAGGTGGCCGGCCGGCCGGCGGCGTCGTCGTGGCGCGAGCTGGATCCGTGGCTGCGCGACACCTTCGCCGAGGCGCGCCATCAGCTGCCGTTGACGGCGAAAACCGTTGATCACCCGGATAATCCGGGCAAATCACGGGGATTGGTCGCGGTGCTCTCCGGGGCCGGGGACCTGGCGTTGTGGCTGGAGTTGCGCACCCCGCGCTGGGTCAGCGGGGAGGACCGGCTGCTGGTCACCGTGCTGATCGGGCACCTCAGCCTGGCCCTGCAGCACGTCCGCCAGTTCGAGAACGCCCGCGAGACGTCGCTGACGTTGCAGCGCGCCATGCTGCCGCCGGTGCAGCCCCCACCCGGATTCGCGGTGCGCTACGAGCCCGCGGTGCCGCCGCTCGAGATCGGCGGCGACTGGTATGACGTGCTGCCGATCGGCGACCACCGGATCGGCATCGTCGTCGGCGACTGCGTGGGCCGCGGCCTGCCGGCCGCGGCGATCATGGGACAGCTGCGCAGTTCCGCGCGGGCGCTGCTGATCAACGGCGCCGAGCCCGCGGTGCTGCTCGATCAACTCGACTCGGCGGCGTCGCTGATCCCGAATGCCTACTGCACCACCGTTTTTCTCGCGATCCTGGACACCGAGACGGGCGTGCTGCAGTACAGCAACGCCGGGCACATGCCGGCCGTGCTGGCCGGACCGGAGCCCGGGACGACGACCCTGTTGACCGACGCCGCCTCGGTGCCGCTGGCCGTGCGCCGCGAGGACCCCCGCCCCCAGGCCACCCGGTTGCTGCCGCCCGGGTCGACCCTGATGCTGTTCACCGACGGGCTGGTGGAACGCAAGCACGAGCCGATCGACGACGGAATCGGCCGTGCGGCAGAGGTTTTGGCGCAGACGATGACGCTGCCCCTGGACACCGTCGCCGACGAGGTGCTGCGCGAGCTGGCCCCGGCCGCTGGCTACGACGACGACGTGGCGATGGTGATCTACCGGCATCAGCAGTCACCGTTGCGCATCGAAACCGCCGCCACCGCAGACCAATTGGTCCGCATCCGGCACCGGCTGGCGGACTGGCTGGGCGCCGCCGGCATCACCGGCGAGTTGGCCGCCGACATCGTGCTGGTGGTCAACGAGGCCTGCACCAACTGCGTCGAGCACGCCTACCGGGGTTTCGTCGCCGGCACCATGGTGCTCGACGCCCGCCTAGGCGAGGGCGAAGTGCACACCCGCATCACCGATTACGGTTCGTGGAAGACGCCGGCGGCCAATCCGGTCAACAGCGGGCGGGGGTTGCCGCTGATGAAGGCGCTCAGCCAGGCCATGGAACTGCGGACCAGCGCCACCGGCACCGTCGCCGACATCACGTTCCGGCGGCCCGCCGAATGA
- a CDS encoding iron-containing redox enzyme family protein: protein MTRTSIPTQPVLPSAHGPLSTAVRCALTGPPSVDHLARIGASVRDSDPYGLDLQLALAMCYELHYRGFTGVDPAWEWNPALLALRAELERVFLAGVRRDVGPIDPDRTAADEMDAIAAEPVEGTGPSYHLRDRGSWQQMCEYFVHRSLYHLKEGDPHAWAIPRLTGTAKAAFVAVEFDEYGAGQGPRLHQQLFADLLAAAGLDTTYWGYIDAVPAESLAVVNLMSLFGLHRALRGAAIGHFAATEITSPPGSARMVRALQRMQAPPACITFYSEHVEADAVHEQVVRLDVVGDLVAREPELQRDVVFGIRAHAAVEDRLADTIMASWQQGRSSLRRPLDRPSP, encoded by the coding sequence GTGACCCGCACATCGATCCCGACGCAACCCGTCCTGCCGTCCGCGCACGGGCCGCTGTCGACGGCCGTCCGCTGCGCGCTGACCGGGCCCCCGTCCGTCGACCACCTGGCGCGCATCGGGGCGTCGGTGCGTGACTCCGACCCGTACGGGCTGGATCTGCAGCTGGCCCTGGCCATGTGCTACGAGCTGCACTACCGCGGCTTCACCGGCGTCGACCCCGCATGGGAGTGGAATCCGGCGCTGCTGGCGCTGCGCGCCGAGCTGGAACGGGTGTTTTTGGCCGGTGTGCGTCGCGACGTCGGACCCATCGACCCCGACCGGACGGCGGCCGACGAGATGGACGCGATCGCGGCCGAGCCCGTCGAGGGCACCGGCCCGTCGTATCACCTGCGCGACCGCGGCAGCTGGCAGCAGATGTGCGAGTACTTCGTGCACCGCTCGCTGTATCACCTCAAGGAGGGCGACCCGCACGCCTGGGCCATCCCCCGGCTGACGGGCACCGCCAAGGCGGCGTTCGTGGCGGTCGAGTTCGACGAGTACGGCGCCGGCCAGGGCCCGCGCCTGCACCAGCAGCTGTTCGCCGATCTGCTGGCGGCCGCCGGCCTGGACACCACCTACTGGGGTTACATCGACGCGGTGCCCGCCGAGTCGCTGGCGGTGGTCAACCTCATGTCGCTGTTCGGGTTGCACCGCGCGCTGCGCGGCGCCGCGATCGGGCACTTCGCCGCCACCGAGATCACCTCCCCGCCGGGATCGGCGCGCATGGTGCGCGCCCTGCAGCGCATGCAGGCGCCGCCGGCCTGCATCACGTTCTACAGCGAGCACGTGGAAGCGGATGCGGTGCACGAGCAGGTGGTGCGCCTCGATGTGGTCGGCGATCTGGTGGCGCGCGAACCGGAGCTGCAGCGCGACGTCGTCTTCGGGATCCGCGCGCACGCGGCGGTCGAGGACCGCCTGGCGGACACGATCATGGCGTCGTGGCAGCAGGGTCGGTCGTCGTTGCGGCGGCCGCTGGACCGGCCGAGTCCTTGA
- a CDS encoding CDGSH iron-sulfur domain-containing protein, with protein MSPTRVQVVPNGPVLVSGPVRIEMPGGEVVESDRFMVAICTCRRSRRYPLCDTSHRRCRQLKDSAGPAAAATTTDPAATTP; from the coding sequence ATGAGCCCCACCAGGGTTCAGGTGGTGCCCAACGGACCGGTGCTGGTCTCGGGGCCGGTGCGCATCGAGATGCCCGGCGGCGAGGTGGTCGAGTCGGACCGTTTCATGGTGGCGATCTGCACCTGCCGGCGCAGCCGCCGATATCCGTTGTGCGACACCAGCCATCGCCGATGCCGCCAGCTCAAGGACTCGGCCGGTCCAGCGGCCGCCGCAACGACGACCGACCCTGCTGCCACGACGCCATGA
- a CDS encoding HemK2/MTQ2 family protein methyltransferase gives MTTTYPEPAVLPAHNVYQPQEDSRLLVDVMHGTGLIPGRRVLDLCTGSGFVAIAAAEMGCASVTAFDKCPHAVQCARENAALAGVDVDVREGSWLAAVDCAPFDVVVSNPPYVPTPPGAVLDELGPVTGPSWAWNAGRDGRLVLDPLCESAPKLLRDGGSLLLVHSALAGVQQSLDSLKWAGMDAKVIASKWIPFGPVMLSRAHWLEDVGLIPRGRREEELIVIRAEKR, from the coding sequence GTGACAACCACCTACCCCGAGCCCGCTGTGTTGCCCGCCCACAATGTCTATCAGCCGCAAGAGGATTCCCGGTTGCTGGTGGACGTGATGCACGGCACCGGTCTGATCCCGGGACGGCGCGTGCTGGACCTGTGCACCGGCAGCGGGTTCGTCGCGATCGCCGCGGCGGAGATGGGCTGCGCCAGCGTCACGGCGTTCGACAAATGCCCGCACGCCGTGCAGTGCGCCCGGGAGAACGCCGCGCTGGCCGGGGTGGACGTCGACGTCCGGGAGGGGTCGTGGCTCGCCGCGGTGGATTGCGCGCCGTTCGACGTCGTGGTGTCCAATCCGCCCTACGTGCCCACCCCGCCCGGCGCCGTGCTGGACGAGCTCGGCCCGGTGACCGGGCCGTCGTGGGCGTGGAACGCCGGCCGGGACGGCCGGCTGGTCCTGGATCCGTTGTGCGAGTCGGCGCCGAAGCTGTTGCGCGACGGCGGATCGCTGCTGCTGGTGCACTCGGCGCTGGCCGGTGTGCAGCAGTCGCTGGATTCCCTGAAGTGGGCCGGAATGGATGCGAAAGTCATTGCCTCCAAATGGATCCCGTTCGGTCCGGTGATGTTGTCTCGGGCGCACTGGCTGGAGGACGTCGGCCTGATCCCGCGCGGGCGCCGCGAAGAGGAGCTGATCGTGATCCGGGCGGAAAAGCGATGA
- a CDS encoding type 1 glutamine amidotransferase domain-containing protein, producing the protein MSNELQGKKIAILAADGVEKVELEQPAAALREAGAGVEVVSLQDGEIQARNHDLEPAGTFTVDRKVADASVDDFDGLVLPGGTVNPDKLRLDDTAVSFVRDFVGSGKPVAAICHGPWTLVEAGVAAGRTLTSYPSIRTDLRNAGAHVVDEEVVVDGNLITSRSPKDLPAFCSTILAQFAGATTG; encoded by the coding sequence ATGTCAAATGAGTTGCAAGGCAAGAAGATAGCGATCCTGGCGGCCGACGGGGTGGAAAAGGTGGAGCTGGAGCAGCCGGCGGCGGCGCTGCGCGAGGCCGGCGCCGGCGTCGAGGTGGTCTCGCTGCAGGACGGCGAGATCCAGGCGCGCAACCACGACCTGGAGCCGGCCGGCACCTTCACCGTCGACCGCAAGGTGGCCGACGCGTCGGTCGACGACTTCGACGGCCTGGTGCTGCCGGGCGGCACCGTCAACCCCGACAAGCTGCGCCTGGACGACACCGCGGTCTCCTTCGTGCGGGACTTCGTCGGATCCGGCAAGCCGGTGGCCGCCATCTGCCACGGACCCTGGACGCTGGTGGAAGCCGGTGTGGCAGCGGGCCGGACGCTGACCTCCTATCCCAGCATCCGCACCGATCTGCGCAACGCGGGCGCCCACGTGGTGGACGAGGAGGTGGTGGTGGACGGCAACCTGATCACCAGCCGCTCGCCGAAGGACCTGCCGGCGTTCTGCTCGACCATCCTGGCGCAATTCGCGGGCGCCACCACCGGTTAG
- a CDS encoding LLM class F420-dependent oxidoreductase — translation MTNFGYTLMTEQSGPKELVRYAISAEERGFDFHVCSDHFSPWLTSQGHAPNAWAVLGAVAQATERVDLYTYVTCPTMRYHPAIVAQQAATVQILSDGRFTLGLGSGENLNEHVVGKGWPTITRRQDMLREAIKIIRELFGGQLVDFTGDYFRVDSARLWDVPDVPVGIGVAIGGTRAVDKFAKLADHLIATEPNADLVDAWHGARQAANLAGGGRVVGQIPVSWDPDPDTAVKRAHDQFRWFAGGWKVNADLPTPAGFAGATQFVRPEDVADAIPCGPDLDAIVEGVRPYWEAGFTDIALVQIGGDTQERFLKEAAEPLLAALRDAAK, via the coding sequence ATGACGAATTTTGGCTACACTTTGATGACCGAGCAGAGTGGACCCAAAGAGCTTGTCCGGTACGCGATTTCGGCCGAAGAGCGCGGTTTCGACTTCCACGTGTGCAGTGACCACTTCTCACCGTGGCTCACCTCGCAGGGACACGCGCCCAACGCCTGGGCGGTGCTGGGCGCGGTGGCGCAGGCCACCGAGCGGGTCGACCTGTACACCTACGTGACGTGCCCGACGATGCGCTATCACCCGGCCATCGTCGCCCAGCAGGCGGCCACCGTGCAGATCCTGTCCGACGGCCGGTTCACCCTGGGCCTGGGCAGCGGCGAAAACCTCAACGAGCATGTCGTCGGCAAGGGCTGGCCGACCATCACCCGCCGGCAGGACATGCTGCGCGAGGCCATCAAGATCATCCGGGAGCTGTTCGGCGGGCAGCTGGTGGACTTCACCGGCGACTATTTCCGGGTCGACTCCGCGCGGCTGTGGGACGTGCCCGACGTGCCGGTCGGCATCGGGGTGGCCATCGGCGGCACCCGGGCGGTCGACAAGTTCGCCAAGCTGGCCGACCACCTGATCGCCACCGAACCCAACGCCGACCTGGTCGACGCCTGGCACGGCGCCCGTCAGGCCGCCAACCTCGCCGGTGGCGGACGGGTGGTCGGGCAGATCCCGGTGTCGTGGGATCCCGACCCCGACACCGCCGTCAAACGCGCGCACGACCAGTTCCGCTGGTTCGCCGGCGGATGGAAGGTGAACGCGGACCTGCCCACCCCGGCCGGGTTTGCCGGCGCCACCCAGTTCGTGCGCCCCGAGGACGTCGCCGACGCCATTCCCTGCGGTCCCGACCTGGACGCGATCGTCGAGGGGGTCCGGCCGTACTGGGAGGCCGGGTTCACCGACATCGCGCTGGTCCAGATCGGCGGGGACACCCAGGAGAGATTCCTCAAGGAAGCCGCCGAACCGCTGCTGGCGGCGCTGCGCGATGCGGCGAAGTAG
- the nrfD gene encoding NrfD/PsrC family molybdoenzyme membrane anchor subunit: protein MSTSEFDSFRPPEPAGGKRRKGKRGGRRGAGDGSREMPMVPEAEFSSYYGRPVVKPAPWGHEVGAYLFLGGVAGGSGLLAAGAQLTGRDTLRRNTRLTALAAVLLSLVALVKDLGRPERFLNMLRTVKLTSPMNLGSWILSAFSAGISVAAAAEVDRMTGQRLPLGPLRPVLRAAEGPAGLQAAVLAPPLAVYTAVLLADTATPTWNAAHEDLPFVFVSSASLAASGLAMVTAPVHQAGPARTLAVLGALGDLAASKVMERRMDPVAAEPLHTGGPGRMLRASERLVIAGGLGTLLAGRHRAVAVVSGLALATASALTRFGVFEAGLESARHPRYTIEPQQRRLAARRAAGITSDSITTAG, encoded by the coding sequence GTGAGCACCTCGGAATTCGACAGTTTCCGGCCGCCTGAACCGGCGGGCGGCAAGCGCCGCAAAGGCAAGCGCGGCGGCCGGCGCGGGGCGGGCGACGGCTCCCGCGAGATGCCGATGGTGCCCGAGGCCGAGTTCAGCTCGTACTACGGGCGCCCGGTGGTCAAGCCGGCGCCGTGGGGCCACGAGGTGGGGGCGTATCTGTTCCTGGGCGGCGTCGCCGGCGGCTCCGGGCTGCTGGCGGCCGGCGCCCAGCTGACCGGCCGGGACACGCTGCGCCGCAACACCCGGCTGACCGCCCTGGCCGCGGTGCTGCTCAGCCTGGTCGCGCTGGTGAAGGACCTGGGCCGGCCCGAGCGGTTCCTGAACATGTTGCGCACCGTCAAGCTGACCTCGCCGATGAACCTGGGCTCGTGGATTCTCAGCGCGTTCAGCGCCGGGATCTCGGTGGCCGCCGCCGCCGAGGTGGACCGGATGACGGGGCAGCGGCTCCCGCTGGGCCCGCTGCGCCCGGTGCTGCGCGCCGCCGAGGGGCCGGCCGGCCTTCAGGCGGCGGTGCTGGCGCCGCCGCTGGCCGTCTACACCGCCGTGCTGCTGGCCGACACCGCCACCCCGACCTGGAACGCGGCCCACGAGGACCTGCCGTTCGTGTTCGTCAGCTCGGCGAGCCTGGCCGCATCGGGACTGGCGATGGTGACCGCGCCCGTGCACCAGGCCGGCCCGGCCCGCACGCTGGCCGTGCTCGGTGCGCTCGGCGACCTGGCGGCCAGCAAGGTCATGGAGCGCCGGATGGACCCGGTCGCCGCCGAACCCCTGCACACCGGCGGGCCCGGCCGGATGCTGCGGGCCAGCGAACGCCTGGTGATCGCCGGCGGGCTGGGCACCCTGCTGGCCGGGCGGCACCGGGCGGTCGCGGTGGTCAGCGGCCTGGCGTTGGCGACGGCCTCGGCGCTGACCCGGTTCGGGGTGTTCGAGGCCGGGCTGGAGTCCGCCCGCCACCCCCGCTACACCATCGAGCCGCAGCAGCGCCGGCTGGCCGCCCGCCGCGCGGCCGGGATCACGTCGGACTCCATCACCACCGCGGGCTGA
- a CDS encoding 4Fe-4S dicluster domain-containing protein: MGKGELMGQLTGPTDPAADAGWADRKPRKGFFTDTSICIGCKACEVACKEWNRNPQDGDLELLGSSYDNTGALGASTWRHVAFVEQGRERIEQARESGRALIDLGMPTLPAAASEPTEPAVPHTPEFRWLMSSDVCKHCTHAGCLDVCPTGALFRTEFGTVVVQHDVCNGCGTCVAGCPFGVVERRNDGTYATPAQRPDRPSEEIVTGVAQKCTLCYDRLLEDEIPACAKTCPTTSIKFGDHDDLVAMARRRVAALHAQGLTEARLYGANEHDGVGGTGSIFLLLDEPEVYGLPPDPRVCTADLMTMFKRAGLAAAGMVGAAVLAFWRSR, translated from the coding sequence GTGGGAAAGGGGGAGCTGATGGGCCAGCTGACCGGACCGACCGACCCGGCCGCCGACGCCGGCTGGGCGGATCGCAAGCCGCGCAAGGGTTTTTTCACCGACACCTCGATCTGCATCGGGTGCAAGGCCTGCGAGGTCGCCTGCAAGGAATGGAACCGCAACCCGCAGGACGGCGACCTCGAGCTGCTGGGCTCGTCCTACGACAACACCGGCGCGCTGGGCGCCAGCACCTGGCGGCACGTGGCCTTCGTCGAACAGGGTCGCGAACGCATCGAGCAGGCACGCGAATCCGGCAGGGCGCTCATCGATTTGGGCATGCCGACCCTCCCCGCCGCGGCCTCCGAGCCGACCGAGCCGGCGGTGCCGCACACCCCGGAGTTCCGCTGGCTGATGTCCTCGGACGTCTGCAAGCACTGCACGCACGCCGGCTGCCTGGACGTCTGCCCGACCGGCGCGCTGTTTCGCACCGAATTCGGCACGGTGGTGGTGCAGCACGACGTCTGCAACGGCTGCGGCACCTGCGTGGCGGGCTGCCCGTTCGGGGTCGTCGAGCGGCGCAACGACGGGACCTACGCGACACCGGCGCAACGGCCGGACCGCCCCAGCGAGGAGATCGTCACCGGCGTCGCGCAGAAGTGCACGCTGTGTTACGACCGGCTGCTCGAGGACGAGATCCCGGCCTGCGCCAAGACCTGCCCCACCACCTCGATCAAGTTCGGCGACCACGACGACCTGGTGGCCATGGCGCGCCGGCGGGTGGCCGCCCTGCACGCCCAGGGGCTCACCGAGGCCCGGCTGTACGGGGCCAACGAGCACGACGGCGTCGGCGGCACCGGCTCCATCTTCTTGCTGCTCGACGAACCCGAGGTCTACGGTCTGCCGCCCGACCCGCGGGTGTGCACCGCCGACCTGATGACCATGTTCAAGCGGGCCGGGCTGGCCGCGGCCGGCATGGTCGGGGCGGCCGTGCTGGCGTTTTGGAGGAGCCGGTGA